Proteins encoded together in one Candidatus Binatus sp. window:
- a CDS encoding FHA domain-containing protein has product MNSPLALLKSDSLNRRELTFKALAGLVGGAIGWLPVELASHNSRLGQVQTAGEMLAYYVSAMFAAGAIGAFITAVDTSDVRVTPESKRRFIRGFAICALLSLLSTYFGNYVFNLVLQTGGVGFSPNGELVSGSIITLWIARWLGWGIDGALVGAGVGLATLTMENIPKGALGGLVGGAVGGASFDLIGAIVGGGLASRFFGEAVTGLAIGLFIGLVQELTKAAWVTVEHGRLRGRQYRIEGARASIGRAEENPVGLFGDPAVQQRHAVIERRGADYVIKNLAVQDGTFVNGNRIESVDLRDGDRINIGGYELLFHLRGASAPARQQAALTAETVNPAHVATRLAGANAKVEGPSLIDASGQPYPVRSDAVTRIGRALDNEIVVSHSSVSRHHASIENSDGVFAVRDLNSQNGTFVGNRRVTEPTRVSDGDAVRFGDAQFTFRG; this is encoded by the coding sequence GTGAATTCACCTCTAGCTCTACTCAAAAGCGACTCTCTGAACCGGCGCGAACTGACGTTCAAGGCCCTTGCGGGCCTGGTTGGCGGCGCGATCGGATGGCTCCCGGTCGAGCTGGCCTCGCACAACTCTCGTCTCGGCCAGGTGCAGACGGCGGGCGAAATGCTCGCGTACTACGTCTCGGCGATGTTCGCTGCGGGCGCGATCGGCGCATTCATCACGGCCGTGGATACATCCGACGTTCGCGTGACGCCGGAGTCCAAGCGCCGCTTCATTCGCGGCTTCGCGATATGCGCGCTGCTCTCGCTGCTCTCCACTTACTTCGGAAATTACGTGTTCAACTTGGTTCTCCAAACAGGCGGAGTCGGCTTCAGCCCAAATGGCGAGCTGGTATCGGGCTCGATCATAACACTCTGGATCGCGCGATGGCTCGGATGGGGAATCGACGGAGCGCTGGTGGGCGCCGGCGTGGGATTGGCGACCCTCACGATGGAAAACATTCCCAAGGGAGCGCTGGGCGGACTGGTGGGTGGCGCCGTCGGCGGAGCCAGCTTCGATCTGATCGGCGCGATCGTCGGCGGCGGGCTGGCTTCGCGGTTCTTTGGCGAAGCGGTCACCGGCCTTGCGATCGGATTGTTCATCGGGCTGGTGCAAGAGCTGACCAAGGCCGCGTGGGTCACGGTCGAGCACGGCCGGCTGCGCGGACGCCAGTACCGAATCGAAGGCGCGCGCGCGTCGATCGGCCGCGCCGAGGAAAATCCGGTCGGCCTGTTCGGCGATCCCGCAGTGCAGCAGCGGCACGCCGTGATCGAACGGCGCGGCGCCGACTACGTGATCAAAAATCTCGCGGTGCAGGACGGCACCTTCGTCAACGGCAATCGAATCGAAAGCGTTGACCTGCGCGACGGCGATCGAATCAACATTGGCGGCTACGAACTGCTGTTCCATCTGCGCGGAGCGTCGGCGCCGGCCCGCCAACAAGCGGCGCTCACCGCCGAAACGGTCAATCCCGCGCACGTCGCCACGCGGCTGGCGGGAGCGAACGCAAAGGTCGAGGGGCCGAGCCTAATCGATGCGTCGGGGCAGCCCTACCCCGTCCGCAGCGATGCGGTTACCCGCATCGGGCGCGCACTCGACAACGAAATCGTGGTCAGCCATTCCTCGGTCTCACGCCATCACGCGAGTATCGAAAATTCCGACGGCGTGTTCGCAGTGAGAGACCTCAACAGCCAGAACGGAACGTTCGTCGGCAACCGGCGCGTGACCGAGCCAACGCGCGTGAGTGACGGCGACGCCGTGAGATTCGGCGACGCGCAGTTTACCTTCCGTGGCTGA